Proteins encoded within one genomic window of Flavobacterium oreochromis:
- a CDS encoding NifU family protein produces MTNQELEQNVIKALDEIRPFLKSDGGDITLISIEDDKLVKVRLEGACTNCNLSISTLKAGVETTIKKYAPQIESVINVSQ; encoded by the coding sequence ATGACAAATCAAGAATTAGAGCAAAACGTTATAAAAGCTTTAGACGAAATACGTCCTTTTCTCAAATCTGATGGTGGAGATATAACACTAATTAGTATAGAAGATGATAAACTAGTTAAAGTTCGTTTAGAAGGAGCTTGTACAAATTGTAATTTAAGCATTAGTACATTAAAAGCAGGAGTAGAGACAACCATTAAGAAATATGCGCCACAAATTGAAAGCGTAATTAATGTTAGTCAATAA
- a CDS encoding LysE family transporter, whose amino-acid sequence MGVLPPGMLNMRVAAISIKKSIKKAKEFILGVSIIVALQSFLGFYFATFFQNHPQLTKNLKLVGMIIFIALTIFFLGKGIQNVIQASKLETSETKSKFSPFYQGITLSILNVFPIPYYAFLSLYFSAFIPDFFTPIVGIAYVLGATLGSAFVYVLYAFLFKKWENRISFFVKNVNFIIATVTGMIVLFTLYKW is encoded by the coding sequence ATGGGAGTTTTACCACCAGGTATGCTTAATATGCGTGTCGCAGCTATCAGTATTAAGAAGTCAATAAAAAAGGCTAAAGAGTTTATCTTAGGGGTATCTATTATTGTGGCATTGCAAAGTTTTTTAGGATTTTATTTCGCTACATTTTTTCAAAATCATCCACAGTTAACAAAGAACTTAAAATTAGTTGGAATGATTATATTCATTGCTCTAACTATCTTTTTTTTAGGAAAAGGAATACAAAATGTAATTCAAGCTAGTAAATTAGAAACAAGTGAAACTAAAAGTAAATTTTCTCCCTTTTATCAAGGGATTACGTTATCAATATTAAACGTTTTTCCTATTCCTTATTACGCCTTTTTAAGTTTATATTTTTCTGCTTTTATTCCAGACTTTTTCACCCCTATTGTTGGAATTGCATATGTTTTAGGAGCAACTTTAGGGAGTGCATTTGTATATGTTTTATATGCCTTTCTTTTTAAAAAATGGGAGAATAGAATTTCATTTTTTGTTAAAAATGTTAACTTTATTATTGCTACAGTTACTGGAATGATAGTTTTATTTACATTATACAAATGGTAG
- a CDS encoding glycosyltransferase, translating to MKTTKNILIAPLNWGLGHATRCIPIIKALLAQDLNPIIASDGSALELLKIEFPTLTFIVLPSYKIEYAKKGSFFKWKLILNSHKIIRAILSERLATNKIIKTYKIQGIISDNRLGVYSQKIPCVFITHQLNVLTGNTTWITSWLHQQIIKRYTICWVPDYKGNDNLTGNLGHLKKPIQNVSYLGPISRFKKLDLEIKYDIMVILSGPEPQRTLLEKKLITELTNYNGSILFIKGEVNSQQKISTEGFFTFYNFMNTEQLEIAFNTSKLIICRSGYTTIMDLAYLGKKAFFIPTPGQYEQEYLANKLNDERIIPYCLQDNFTLKKLENISNFKGFDLFKNEIDWKKHFEIFQQSPF from the coding sequence TTGAAAACTACTAAAAACATACTTATAGCACCTTTAAATTGGGGGTTGGGTCATGCAACTCGTTGTATTCCTATTATAAAGGCTCTTCTAGCTCAAGATCTAAATCCTATTATTGCATCCGATGGTTCAGCTCTTGAATTACTAAAAATTGAATTCCCTACTTTAACTTTTATTGTACTTCCTTCCTATAAAATTGAATATGCTAAAAAAGGGAGTTTTTTTAAATGGAAGTTAATTCTAAATAGCCACAAAATTATAAGGGCAATTCTATCTGAACGATTAGCTACAAATAAAATTATTAAAACCTATAAAATACAGGGTATTATTTCTGACAATAGACTAGGAGTCTATTCACAAAAAATACCCTGTGTCTTTATTACCCATCAACTAAATGTTTTAACTGGGAATACTACTTGGATTACTTCTTGGTTACACCAACAAATTATTAAGAGATATACTATTTGCTGGGTTCCAGATTACAAGGGGAATGATAACTTAACAGGTAATTTAGGTCATCTTAAAAAACCAATACAAAATGTTTCTTACTTAGGTCCTATCAGTCGATTTAAAAAACTAGATTTAGAGATTAAGTATGATATTATGGTTATTTTATCTGGACCTGAACCACAAAGAACTTTATTAGAAAAAAAATTAATTACAGAACTAACTAATTACAATGGATCTATTTTATTTATAAAAGGAGAAGTTAATTCTCAACAAAAGATTAGTACCGAAGGCTTTTTTACTTTTTACAATTTTATGAATACGGAACAATTAGAGATTGCCTTTAATACAAGTAAACTGATTATTTGCCGCTCTGGATATACAACAATTATGGATCTAGCTTATTTAGGTAAAAAAGCTTTTTTTATTCCTACTCCTGGACAATATGAGCAAGAGTATTTGGCTAATAAACTGAATGATGAAAGAATAATTCCTTATTGTCTTCAAGATAATTTTACTCTTAAAAAACTAGAAAACATATCTAATTTCAAAGGGTTTGATCTGTTTAAAAATGAAATTGATTGGAAAAAACATTTTGAAATTTTTCAACAAAGTCCTTTTTAA
- a CDS encoding toxin-antitoxin system YwqK family antitoxin, whose protein sequence is MKKFMSIVALLFTVVSFSQLIEPKYEIQNDLIKATYYYDNGKVMQEGFYKDGKVHGKWTSYTVEGKESAIGQYELGKKVGIWFFKQEGVIAQVDYNDNSLVKFKKK, encoded by the coding sequence ATGAAAAAATTTATGTCAATCGTTGCTTTATTATTTACAGTAGTTAGTTTTTCTCAGTTAATAGAGCCTAAATATGAGATTCAAAATGATTTAATAAAAGCTACTTATTATTATGATAATGGTAAAGTCATGCAAGAAGGTTTTTATAAGGATGGAAAAGTTCACGGTAAATGGACTTCGTATACTGTAGAAGGTAAAGAATCTGCCATTGGACAATACGAATTAGGAAAAAAAGTAGGAATTTGGTTCTTTAAACAAGAAGGAGTTATTGCTCAAGTTGATTATAATGATAATAGTTTAGTTAAATTCAAAAAAAAATAA
- a CDS encoding Mrp/NBP35 family ATP-binding protein: protein MKLDRKEILKALENISVAGEGKNMVESGAVTNVLTFGNEVVVDVTLATPAMHIKKRTEDDIRKLINETFSSEITVKVNIKVEVPEKNEIKGKVIPGISNIIAVASGKGGVGKSTVTANLAVTLGKMGFRVGVLDADIYGPSMPIMFDVENEKPISVEVEGKSKMKPIESYEIKLLSIGFFTAPSQAVIWRGPMAAKALNQMIFDAAWGDLDFLLIDLPPGTGDIHLSIMQSLPITGAVVVSTPQAVALADAKKGVSMFLSESINVPVLGIIENMAYFTPEELPNNKYYIFGKEGAKNLAKDLEVPFLGEVPIVQSIREAGDYGRPAALQTASPLEKVFEEIARNVVEETVKRNEDLPPTEAIKITTMAGCSAVKK, encoded by the coding sequence ATGAAGCTAGATAGAAAAGAAATATTAAAAGCACTAGAAAATATATCGGTTGCCGGTGAAGGTAAAAATATGGTGGAAAGCGGTGCGGTGACAAATGTATTAACTTTTGGAAACGAAGTAGTAGTAGATGTTACATTAGCTACACCTGCTATGCACATTAAAAAACGTACAGAAGATGATATTCGTAAATTAATTAATGAAACATTTTCTTCAGAAATTACCGTAAAAGTAAATATAAAAGTAGAAGTCCCTGAAAAAAATGAAATAAAAGGAAAAGTAATTCCAGGGATTTCTAATATTATTGCAGTTGCTTCTGGTAAAGGAGGAGTTGGTAAGTCAACAGTAACAGCAAATTTGGCTGTTACCCTAGGTAAAATGGGATTTAGAGTAGGGGTTTTAGATGCTGATATTTATGGTCCTTCTATGCCAATCATGTTTGACGTTGAAAATGAAAAACCAATATCAGTAGAGGTAGAAGGTAAATCAAAAATGAAACCAATAGAAAGTTATGAAATTAAATTACTTTCTATAGGGTTTTTTACAGCACCTAGTCAAGCGGTAATATGGCGTGGTCCTATGGCAGCAAAAGCTTTAAATCAAATGATTTTTGATGCCGCTTGGGGAGATTTAGACTTTTTACTGATAGATCTACCTCCAGGAACAGGAGATATTCATTTATCTATTATGCAATCTTTACCTATAACAGGAGCAGTTGTTGTAAGTACCCCACAAGCAGTAGCATTAGCCGATGCTAAAAAAGGAGTTTCTATGTTCTTGTCAGAAAGTATTAATGTACCAGTATTAGGAATTATTGAAAATATGGCCTATTTTACACCGGAAGAGTTGCCAAATAATAAATACTATATCTTTGGTAAAGAAGGGGCTAAGAATTTAGCTAAAGACTTAGAAGTGCCATTTTTAGGAGAAGTGCCAATCGTACAAAGTATTCGTGAGGCAGGAGATTATGGGAGACCAGCAGCTTTACAAACCGCTTCCCCTTTAGAAAAAGTATTTGAAGAAATTGCTCGAAACGTAGTAGAAGAAACGGTTAAAAGAAATGAAGATCTTCCACCTACAGAAGCAATAAAAATAACAACAATGGCTGGTTGTTCAGCTGTAAAAAAATAG
- a CDS encoding MGMT family protein produces the protein MVVPEISDQNFFQRVYEIVRQIPYGKVTSYGAIAKALGAARSARMVGWAMNASHEIEDVPAHRVVNRNGFLTGKHHFGGSNLMQQLLENEGIKIVDNQIVDFKKHFWEPKIHL, from the coding sequence ATGGTAGTTCCTGAAATTTCTGATCAAAATTTTTTTCAACGTGTTTATGAAATAGTAAGACAAATTCCTTACGGAAAAGTGACCTCGTACGGTGCCATAGCTAAAGCACTAGGAGCCGCTAGATCTGCTAGAATGGTAGGTTGGGCTATGAATGCTTCCCATGAAATCGAAGATGTGCCTGCACATCGAGTAGTAAATAGAAATGGATTTTTAACAGGTAAACACCATTTTGGAGGTTCTAATTTAATGCAACAACTTTTAGAAAATGAAGGAATTAAAATAGTAGACAATCAAATTGTTGATTTTAAAAAACACTTTTGGGAACCTAAAATTCATTTATAA
- a CDS encoding NAD(P)/FAD-dependent oxidoreductase, protein MIETDILIIGAGPTGLFTVFEAGLLKLKCHLIDGLPQPGGQLTELYPKKPIFDIPGFPSVNAGDLVDNLMEQIKQFQPGFTLNEVAEKIQKLEDGTFIVTTNKGTEHHAKAVAIAGGLGIFEPRKPVLKDLEFYEQEDRGIEYFVKDPEKFRDKKIVISGGGDSALDWTIFLSNVASEVTLVHRRNEFRGALDSVEKVQELKQKGKIKLITEAEVCGFKGSERIESVDIQVGTARMNVVCDYFIPLFGLTPKLGPIANWGLEIEKNAIKVNNALDYQTNVEGIYAIGDVNIYPGKLKLILCGFHEATLMCQSVYNKLNPGKKYVLKYTTVSGIDGFDGSRKEAEKAVVKAIQ, encoded by the coding sequence ATGATAGAAACAGATATACTTATTATAGGAGCAGGACCTACAGGACTTTTTACTGTTTTTGAGGCAGGTTTATTAAAACTTAAGTGTCACTTAATAGACGGTTTACCACAACCAGGAGGTCAATTAACAGAGTTATATCCTAAAAAGCCTATTTTTGATATTCCAGGTTTTCCATCTGTAAATGCAGGTGATTTGGTTGATAACCTAATGGAGCAAATTAAACAGTTTCAACCTGGTTTCACATTAAATGAGGTGGCTGAAAAGATTCAAAAGTTAGAAGATGGTACTTTTATAGTTACAACTAATAAAGGAACAGAGCACCATGCTAAAGCAGTGGCTATTGCGGGAGGACTAGGTATTTTTGAGCCTAGAAAACCTGTTTTAAAAGATTTAGAATTTTATGAACAAGAAGATAGAGGGATTGAATATTTTGTAAAAGATCCTGAGAAATTTCGTGATAAAAAAATTGTTATTTCTGGAGGTGGTGATTCTGCTCTTGATTGGACTATTTTTCTATCAAATGTAGCTTCAGAAGTAACATTAGTACATCGTCGTAATGAGTTTCGAGGAGCTTTAGACTCTGTTGAAAAAGTACAAGAATTAAAGCAAAAAGGAAAAATTAAGCTAATTACAGAGGCTGAAGTTTGTGGTTTTAAAGGTTCTGAACGAATTGAATCTGTAGATATTCAAGTAGGAACAGCTAGAATGAATGTAGTTTGTGATTATTTTATTCCTCTCTTCGGATTAACACCTAAGTTAGGACCTATTGCAAATTGGGGACTTGAAATTGAAAAAAATGCAATCAAAGTAAATAACGCATTAGATTATCAAACAAATGTAGAAGGAATTTACGCTATAGGAGATGTGAATATATATCCAGGTAAACTAAAACTTATTTTATGTGGTTTTCATGAAGCAACTCTCATGTGTCAGAGTGTTTATAATAAACTAAATCCAGGTAAAAAATACGTCTTAAAATATACAACCGTTTCAGGAATTGACGGTTTTGATGGTTCAAGAAAAGAAGCTGAAAAAGCCGTTGTGAAAGCAATTCAGTAG
- the trmB gene encoding tRNA (guanosine(46)-N7)-methyltransferase TrmB yields MGSKNKLKRFKENETFDNVIQPTRDEVVNGEFPYKGKWRSTFFKNDNPIIVELGCGKGEYTIGLASRNPHINYIGIDVKGARFWRGAKTAVETGMNNTAFVRTQIELIEQIFDAHEIDEIWITFPDPQIKYKRTKHRMTNTEFLKMYKRILKPQGVVNLKTDSEFMHGYTLGLLHGEGHEVLYANHNVYKNEGAPSEVMEIQTFYEQQYLEINKAITYIRFKIK; encoded by the coding sequence GTGGGAAGTAAAAATAAATTAAAACGTTTTAAAGAAAACGAAACATTTGATAATGTAATTCAACCTACTCGTGATGAGGTTGTTAATGGTGAGTTTCCTTATAAAGGAAAATGGCGTTCAACATTTTTTAAAAATGACAATCCTATTATTGTAGAGTTAGGATGTGGTAAAGGAGAATACACAATAGGTTTAGCATCAAGAAATCCTCATATAAACTATATAGGAATAGATGTTAAAGGAGCTCGTTTTTGGAGAGGAGCTAAAACAGCGGTAGAAACTGGTATGAATAATACGGCTTTTGTTCGTACCCAAATTGAATTAATAGAACAGATTTTTGACGCACATGAAATAGATGAAATTTGGATTACATTTCCAGATCCACAAATAAAATATAAACGTACAAAACACCGTATGACTAACACGGAGTTCTTAAAAATGTACAAGAGAATTTTAAAACCTCAAGGTGTTGTAAACCTAAAAACAGATAGTGAATTTATGCACGGATATACTTTAGGTTTATTGCATGGTGAAGGACATGAAGTTTTGTATGCTAATCATAATGTATATAAAAATGAAGGAGCTCCTAGTGAAGTAATGGAAATACAAACATTTTATGAACAACAATATTTAGAAATTAATAAAGCAATTACTTATATTCGTTTTAAAATTAAGTAA
- a CDS encoding sensor histidine kinase, which produces MGLKLKKSYKFAFRSSTYITLFSTGLVFLLTYLFFSINGLFIFLFALFTMSFSFFVLQYRVEKFIYKRVKKIYDEISFLDAVDFKNQAITTDMATLTKQVKKFATDKKMEIEMLKDREEYRREFLGNVSHELKTPLFTVQGYISTLLDGAHKDKILRKKYLERAEKGVERLVYIVNDLDMIAKLELGDETLNIQSFDIVALAQEVMDLLEIKANTKEITLSFDEKYIKPIYVMADKQKIQQVLINLVVNSIKYGKEKGSTEICIDELENNKVLVRVMDDGEGIERKHIPRLFERFFRVDKSGSRMEGGSGLGLAIVKHIIEAHQEKIYVKSTFKRGSEFLFTLQAVN; this is translated from the coding sequence ATGGGGTTAAAACTTAAAAAATCATATAAGTTCGCTTTTCGATCATCAACATACATTACCTTGTTTTCTACAGGATTAGTGTTTTTACTAACCTATTTGTTTTTTTCAATTAACGGGTTGTTTATATTCTTGTTTGCTCTTTTTACGATGTCTTTCTCGTTTTTTGTCTTACAATATCGAGTAGAAAAGTTTATTTATAAAAGGGTGAAGAAAATTTATGATGAAATCTCATTTTTAGATGCTGTAGATTTTAAAAATCAAGCTATAACCACTGATATGGCCACCTTAACCAAGCAGGTTAAAAAGTTTGCAACAGATAAAAAAATGGAAATTGAAATGCTTAAAGATAGAGAAGAATATAGAAGAGAATTTCTAGGAAATGTTTCTCATGAGCTAAAAACGCCCCTTTTTACTGTACAAGGTTATATCTCTACCTTGTTAGATGGTGCACATAAAGATAAAATACTTAGAAAAAAATACCTAGAACGAGCAGAAAAAGGAGTTGAAAGATTGGTCTATATTGTTAATGACTTAGATATGATTGCTAAATTAGAACTAGGAGATGAAACATTAAATATCCAGTCATTTGATATCGTTGCATTAGCTCAAGAAGTAATGGATTTATTAGAAATTAAAGCAAATACAAAAGAAATCACCTTGAGTTTTGATGAAAAGTATATCAAACCTATTTATGTAATGGCTGATAAACAAAAAATCCAACAAGTTTTAATTAATCTAGTAGTAAATTCTATTAAATACGGTAAAGAAAAAGGATCAACTGAAATTTGTATAGATGAATTAGAAAATAATAAAGTATTAGTTCGGGTTATGGATGATGGTGAAGGAATTGAACGAAAACATATTCCTAGATTATTCGAGCGTTTTTTTAGAGTAGACAAAAGCGGATCCCGTATGGAAGGAGGTTCAGGATTAGGATTAGCAATTGTAAAACATATTATTGAAGCCCATCAAGAAAAAATATATGTAAAAAGTACTTTTAAAAGAGGTTCTGAATTTTTATTTACTCTTCAAGCAGTTAATTAA
- a CDS encoding T9SS type A sorting domain-containing protein, protein MKKNYLSSIFISTLFALVLQAQDSKDVPYGGKFQEQPLDNLTIYPNPSSTGRIYITSRSSSTKEIEVYDVLGKLVLQTLLTSKELNITSLNEGVYIIKIKEGEQRITRKLIVK, encoded by the coding sequence ATGAAGAAAAACTACTTGTCCAGTATTTTTATTTCCACCCTATTTGCTTTAGTCTTACAGGCTCAAGATAGCAAGGATGTTCCCTATGGCGGAAAATTTCAAGAACAACCTCTTGATAATCTTACAATATACCCAAATCCTTCCAGCACTGGGAGAATTTATATCACTTCTAGGTCTAGTTCCACAAAAGAAATAGAAGTTTATGATGTACTGGGAAAACTAGTACTTCAAACACTACTAACCTCAAAAGAACTAAACATTACAAGCCTAAACGAAGGTGTTTATATTATAAAAATAAAAGAAGGTGAACAACGAATTACCAGAAAACTTATTGTTAAATAA
- a CDS encoding TonB-dependent receptor, whose amino-acid sequence MFFIVPFFTIITLAQKATITGTVSDKDLNNEALPFANVIVKGSSTGTTTDLQGKYKLMIPSGVHTLIFSFLGYETKEVKITINPGEIKEINQTLGSGSVTMEDVVVKATVSREKETALLLEQKNAVEMKQVIGAQEMSRKGISDAQAAVTKISGISKQEGVKNVFVRGLGDRYNSTTLNGFPIPSEDPEYKNISLDFFGTDIIKNISVNKVFNATKINDVGGANIDISSKELNNSSVLSLDLSTGSNTRVVGTNFKQQSGVDYWGMSNVTNPGLTSQKYNFPNLLNPTTNPSPYNHSFGLTIGKKIRFRENSFTAFLVGSHSTDFNYTKQFVKNTTTTGTIFRDQIGDKFNRGINQLGLLNLSLKLNKYRFDYNGMVIHNSNQYYSKFYGLDNDKFQGGLDDKGLMIRQQNNDNLLIVNQLLTQFQLSKSTNLNAGLSYNITSGKEPDRRVNNLTQRSEKDFVFTGGDGRQTRTFLNLDETDLNTKLEILHKLNFKNTDDKISLVKFGYNGRQVDDKFTSTLYNFRAIPGIYDENINLDIAYNKQNFIDGKITFDANRDQYNAQKNIHSGYADLTYLVNPKLTVNMGASVDYVNLTVQYNVNEGGTIGKSTIKNTFVLPNASLKWDASEKNSFRLASSKTYTLPQAKEISPYIYIDVNFNSQGNKDLKYSENYNLDAKWDFYISKSELFSLTGFYKHIENPIARVEEGGSGGYLTYKNISKEAKVLGAEIELRKNILESQFNSYDSKLAFGINASYIYSKLTLDVLNTPKKETQLEGSSPFLINFDLSNTLSKDDKNFTNTLVLNYFSDRIYTIGTLTYEDIIEKGVVGLDFISTSKINKHLAIKIKARNLLDPTYSLSRKGISGGENVVLKSFQKGINFSLGLTYDF is encoded by the coding sequence ATTTTCTTTATTGTTCCTTTTTTTACAATAATAACATTAGCTCAAAAAGCTACTATAACAGGAACAGTATCAGATAAAGATCTTAACAATGAAGCTTTACCGTTTGCTAACGTTATTGTAAAAGGTTCTTCTACTGGAACGACTACCGATCTACAAGGTAAATACAAATTAATGATTCCTTCTGGTGTACATACATTAATATTTAGTTTTTTAGGCTATGAAACTAAAGAAGTGAAAATCACTATCAATCCAGGAGAAATAAAAGAAATAAATCAAACTTTAGGTTCTGGTAGTGTAACTATGGAAGATGTTGTAGTAAAAGCCACTGTGAGTCGTGAAAAAGAAACGGCTTTATTATTAGAACAAAAAAATGCCGTGGAAATGAAACAGGTAATTGGAGCTCAAGAAATGAGTCGAAAAGGAATAAGTGACGCACAAGCTGCTGTTACCAAAATATCGGGTATTTCTAAGCAAGAAGGAGTAAAAAACGTTTTTGTTAGAGGTTTAGGAGATCGTTATAATTCAACTACTTTAAATGGGTTTCCTATTCCATCTGAAGACCCTGAATACAAAAATATTTCCTTAGATTTTTTTGGTACTGATATCATAAAAAATATTTCTGTAAACAAAGTATTCAATGCTACTAAAATTAATGACGTAGGTGGAGCTAACATAGATATTTCTTCCAAAGAACTAAACAATTCTTCTGTTTTATCTTTAGATCTTTCAACAGGAAGCAATACTAGAGTAGTAGGCACTAATTTTAAACAACAATCAGGTGTAGATTATTGGGGAATGTCTAACGTAACTAATCCAGGCTTGACTAGTCAGAAATATAATTTTCCTAACCTATTAAATCCTACAACAAACCCTTCTCCTTATAATCATTCCTTTGGATTAACGATAGGTAAAAAAATCAGATTTAGAGAAAATAGCTTTACCGCTTTCTTAGTTGGATCTCATTCAACCGATTTTAATTATACTAAACAGTTTGTAAAAAACACTACTACTACTGGAACTATATTTAGAGATCAAATAGGTGACAAATTTAATCGTGGCATTAATCAATTAGGATTATTGAATTTGTCCTTAAAATTAAACAAATACCGCTTTGATTATAATGGCATGGTAATTCATAATAGTAATCAATATTATTCTAAATTTTACGGTCTAGACAATGATAAATTTCAAGGAGGTCTTGATGATAAAGGATTAATGATTAGGCAACAAAATAATGATAATTTATTAATTGTAAATCAATTACTAACACAATTTCAGTTAAGCAAAAGCACAAACTTAAATGCAGGTCTATCATATAATATTACTTCAGGAAAGGAACCAGATAGAAGAGTAAATAACTTAACTCAAAGAAGCGAAAAAGATTTTGTTTTTACAGGAGGAGATGGTAGACAAACCCGAACTTTTTTAAATTTAGATGAAACTGATTTAAATACAAAATTAGAAATATTACATAAATTAAATTTTAAAAACACTGATGATAAAATCTCCCTTGTCAAATTTGGTTATAACGGCAGACAAGTTGACGATAAGTTTACTTCAACCTTATACAATTTTAGAGCAATACCGGGTATATATGACGAAAATATTAATTTAGATATAGCTTATAATAAACAAAATTTTATAGATGGAAAAATAACTTTTGATGCCAATAGAGATCAATACAACGCACAAAAAAACATACATTCTGGATATGCTGATCTAACTTACTTAGTCAACCCAAAACTAACCGTAAATATGGGAGCTAGTGTAGACTATGTAAACTTAACTGTACAATACAACGTAAACGAAGGGGGTACTATAGGAAAATCAACTATAAAAAACACATTCGTATTACCTAATGCCAGCTTAAAATGGGATGCTTCTGAAAAAAATTCATTCCGTTTAGCAAGTAGTAAAACTTATACACTTCCTCAAGCAAAAGAAATATCACCTTATATCTACATAGATGTCAACTTTAATAGTCAAGGAAATAAAGATTTAAAATATTCTGAAAATTACAATCTAGATGCTAAATGGGATTTTTATATTAGTAAATCAGAATTATTCTCTTTAACTGGTTTCTACAAACATATAGAAAACCCGATAGCCCGCGTAGAAGAAGGCGGTTCTGGCGGATATTTAACCTATAAAAACATTTCAAAAGAAGCTAAAGTACTAGGGGCAGAAATTGAATTAAGAAAAAACATTCTTGAATCACAATTCAATTCCTATGATTCTAAATTAGCATTTGGCATTAACGCTTCTTATATCTATTCAAAATTAACATTAGATGTTTTAAATACTCCCAAAAAAGAAACTCAACTAGAAGGATCTTCTCCTTTCCTAATTAATTTTGATTTATCTAACACCTTATCAAAAGATGATAAAAATTTCACCAACACACTTGTTTTAAACTACTTTAGTGATCGCATCTATACTATCGGTACTTTAACTTATGAAGACATCATAGAAAAAGGAGTAGTAGGATTAGACTTCATTTCAACCTCAAAAATCAATAAACATTTAGCAATTAAAATAAAAGCTAGAAACTTATTAGATCCTACTTATTCATTAAGCAGAAAAGGAATTAGCGGAGGAGAAAACGTTGTCTTAAAATCCTTTCAAAAAGGCATCAATTTCAGCCTAGGTTTAACTTATGATTTTTAA
- a CDS encoding T9SS type A sorting domain-containing protein, protein MKKIHLIGALLFVEFGFSQISISALNTPYNQDFNTMTDGTTAPVLPANWYMARLSGTSTTPLTITNNDGSTNSGGVYAAGINSTSERSLAVLASSGTIPGIGLNLANNLAQNITQIQISGKAEQWRLATSSVVEKILFAYSYDATSLSTGTWTSVTNCDLTEVNAPTNTTIPTNVTANIDGNAQGNNTNFNFTFGLTGAGWPANGGTLWIRWADTNDTGNDAMIGLDDFSFQATSTDPLLLSNEKLNEISGLQIFPNPSKSILNITSDSFAEKQIELYDTLGKVALSTKTTNQNINITSLAKGVYVAKITEEGKTTTRKIVIE, encoded by the coding sequence ATGAAAAAAATTCACCTAATAGGAGCATTATTATTTGTAGAATTTGGATTTTCTCAAATCTCAATCTCAGCGTTAAACACTCCTTACAATCAAGATTTTAATACGATGACCGATGGCACAACAGCTCCTGTATTACCAGCTAATTGGTACATGGCAAGACTTTCAGGCACATCAACAACTCCATTAACAATAACGAATAATGATGGATCTACAAACAGTGGAGGAGTCTATGCAGCCGGAATCAATTCAACCAGTGAAAGATCATTAGCCGTATTAGCATCATCTGGTACAATCCCAGGAATTGGACTAAACCTTGCTAATAACTTAGCACAAAATATTACCCAAATACAAATTAGCGGAAAAGCTGAACAATGGAGACTAGCAACCAGCTCAGTTGTTGAAAAAATTTTATTTGCCTACAGTTATGACGCTACATCTTTATCAACAGGAACTTGGACTAGTGTAACAAACTGCGACCTCACAGAGGTAAACGCCCCTACTAACACGACCATCCCTACAAATGTCACAGCCAATATTGACGGCAATGCTCAAGGAAACAATACCAACTTTAATTTCACTTTTGGACTAACAGGTGCTGGCTGGCCAGCCAACGGAGGAACTCTTTGGATTAGATGGGCAGACACAAATGACACTGGAAATGATGCAATGATAGGTTTAGACGATTTTAGCTTTCAAGCAACATCAACAGACCCTCTATTATTATCAAATGAAAAATTAAATGAGATTTCTGGTTTACAAATTTTTCCTAATCCATCAAAATCTATTCTAAATATAACATCAGATAGTTTTGCTGAAAAACAGATAGAACTATATGACACTTTAGGCAAAGTAGCACTATCTACTAAAACAACCAACCAAAATATAAATATTACATCTTTAGCAAAAGGAGTTTATGTAGCTAAAATAACAGAAGAAGGCAAAACTACTACTAGAAAAATTGTAATTGAATAA